In Fusobacteria bacterium ZRK30, the DNA window TGCCTGCAATGTTATCAGTTCTATTACAGGAGCCAGCCAGGTTATAATAGTTACCGAACCTACTTTTTCAGGACTCCACGATCTAAAAAGAATCTACGAATTAACTAAAAAATTTAACCTGAAGGTTCAGGTAGTTATAAATAAATTTGATCTTTCTCCTCAACATAGTGAGATGATAAAAAAATATTGTTTAGAAAAAAAAATAATAGTAGGGTTACAAATACCATTCACTCCAAAAATAGTAAGATCCATCGTCAGTAAAACTATTCCTTCCATAGGAGAAAAAGATTTTTTCCAAGAGATCGGTTTTTTCAAGTTTATAGACAGTTTAGTTTAAAAAGAAAAAAACATAAATTTTCGTATCAGCGAAAATTTATGTTTTTTATTTACCTAAGAAAGCAACGTGACGTTGGATCCAAATAGACATAATTCAGGTTTTTATAATTTTTTATTGCTGATTAAATGCAGCATCACTTTGATTTTTTATTTACAGTATTCAATTACTAATTTAGCTGTATTTAAAAGTCCATCTACATGGGTTCTCTCATATGAGTGAGATGAATCTACTCCAGGTCCTACAAGAGCATGTTTAATTTGTGCTCCACCACGTAAAAGTGCACTGGCATCTGATCCATAATATTTATAAATATCTATAACATAATCAATCTCTTCGTTACGGCATAAATTAACCAGACGTTTTTTCATCTCCAAATCATATGGCCCTGAAGAATCCTTAGCACAAATAGTCACCTTATTTTCTTTTGAAGTCTGACCGATTCCTGGAGATGCCATATCTATAGCCAATATTTCCTGGGTTAATGATGTAGCAATTCCTGATGCACCATGACCAACTTCCTCATAGTTAGATATAAAGAATTCCAGTGTATACTCTGGAACTATCTCATTTTCCATAAGATATTTGCAAACTCCTAGTATAATTGCTACTCCGGCTTTATTGTCTAGATGACGACTCTTAATAAATCCAGATTTTGTTACCTCTACTCTTGGGTCTAAATATACAAAATCTCCTACATTTATCCCCAGTTTTTTTATATCTTCTGCATTTTCTACCAGTTCGTCCAATCTTACTACCATATTGTCCTCTGTTCTCTTATCCGATCTAGGAGCATCTCCATAGTTGTGTACAGATGATTTTTCAAATAAGATCGTTCCTCTGATCTCTTCACCATCCATAGTAGATATAGTGCAGTATTCTCCATCTACAGAATTCCAAGCATATCCACCGATCTGAGTTAATTTTAAAAAACCATTGGATGTGATCTCCCTTACCATCCCACCTAAGGTATCGATATGGGCAGCAATTATCCTGCTATCCTCTTTTTTTCCGGGAAGAGTTGCCTTCAATGCTCCCTTGGGAGTTATTTCCGTTTTTACTCCTAATTTTTTAAACTCATCTCTGCATACTGCTATCCCTTTTTCAGTGTCACCACTAGGGCTGGGGATATTTAATATTTCCACTAATTTTTCTACCATATAATTTGTAATGTACTTCATCTACTCTCTCCTTTTTTTATAACTTAATTTTTTCATTTACAAAATCCATAATTGCTTCCTTTAGGATTATAGATTCTTCTTCTATCCTTTCATAATTTCTCTTAAACCTTTCTACTTTAGCCTGATCTTTTAAAGATCCCAGGTTTATCTTTACGTTGAGTATAGCTCCTCTGATCCCTGTTTCCAAAAGCATAGCTCCTACACCCAGGTCCGTTACGGCATTTAGGTTTCCGTATTCAGAGAAAAACGGCAGTAATTCCATAGCTTCTAAAGAAGTTTTAGCAATCTCATAGGGAACTTCTGTAGCTTTTAAAGTAGCTTTTTGTATCTCCTCGCTTCTGACTGCTTTATTTTCATCGGTATCCTTGGGCAGTTTAAATGCTCCCATAAGGTCATTAAAAGATTTTGTATCCTCATCGATTAATATTTCTACTCTTTTTCTTATTTTCAGAAGTCTTCTATGTTTTGTTAAAAATTCCTCTTTGATCATATCATCAAATTCTCTATATTTTTTCTTGTCTATAACCAGTGATGCCATCATACGAGATAATGCTATCCCCAATGATGAAGAGAGAGCTGCTACACTTCCTCCTCCAGGTGCCGGTGCATCTGAATCCACCACATTTATAAAGTCTCCTAATTCTATATTTAAATAACTCATATTTACCCCCCCTATCGCCTACGGCGAAATTGATAATTTTTTTATGTATAGTTACATTTGAAATCCATTCAGATCTCTTAATTGTATTTTATCTTTTCTCCGTATTCTACCTGTATAACTTATGGACTATTTTATGCCTAATATATTACTTTCCCATCTGCCACTACCTGGATTCCATTTTTATACACATCCTTAGTGTGATTTATCCCAAAGTGATACATTATATACTCTAAATTTGGTGTGTCAAAAATTACAAAATCTGCCTTCTTTCCTTTTGTAATACTTCCAATTTCTTTTCCCCTGTCCACCGAATAAGCAGAGTTCACAGTAACTGCACTAATAACTTCTTTAGGAGTCATCTTCAATTTCAATGATCCCAGCTGCATAGCCAGCTGTAAATTCTCTGTAGGAGAACTTCCAGGATTATAATCTGTAGACAGGGCTACTGCTACACCTTTTTCAATCATCTGACGAGCATGTGCATAGTCTTTATTTAAATTAAATGAGGTTGCAGGGAGAATATCAGCTATCACTCCAGCTTCAGCCATATCTTCCATCCCTTTTTCACTGGCAGCCATAAGGTGATCAGCAGAAAATGCTCCTAACTCTGCCGATAATTCTGCTCCCCCTAAGGTTACAATTTCATCTGCATGGATCTTTACTTTAAATCCAAGATCCTTGGCAGCATTTAATATCTTCCTGGTTTCCTCTATTGAAAAAACTCCCTCTTCACAGAAAACATCACAAAATTCAGCCAATTCCTTCTCTTTGATCATAGGCAGCGCTCCTATTATCTCACTAATAAATTCTTCCCTCTTCCCCTTATATTCAGGCGGCAGAGCATGAGCCCCTAAGTATGTTGATACCAAATCTATAGGGTGGTCTTTATTTAATTTTTTTACAACTTCTAACTGTTTTAATTCAGTTTCAATATCTAGTCCGTACCCGCTCTTAGCTTCTACAGTGGTTACACCAAAAGATAACATAATATCCAGACTTTTTTTAGCTTTTTTATATAATTCTTCAAAACTGGCCTGCCTTGTGGAATTTACCGTACTCAAAATCCCACCTCCGGCATTTAAGATATCCATATAGGGAACCCCTTCTAATTTTTTAGAAAATTCATTTTCACGACTTCCCCCATGAACCAGGTGTGTATGTGGATCTATCAAGCCGGGAGTTACAGTCAGTCCCATGGCATCCTTTATTAATGTTGATTCTCCGATATATTTTTTATCGAATTCTCCTGATCCTGTTTCTAAAAATTTCCCGTCTTTAATAACTATATAGCCGTCTTTTATTATCTCGACTTCCCCCATTTCTTTTCCGGCTCTGGCTTTTTCCCCTTCTCCCAGGGTAATTAAATTTCCTATATTTTTTACAATTAACTCCGCATACATCTTAATATATCCCCCCATACGACCTTCGGCCGAATTTATAATTAAACTCTTTTATTTTACCCTATAAATTAGACTCTAAAATCTTCTCCATTGAAAAGCCATCTAAACCTAAATAATATTCCATACTCATAGCAAGAGCTTCCATAGGTACACTTCCTATGATCTCGCTCCCTAATACCGGCACCCCGTATCTTTTAGCTTCCATCTTCACAGTTTCAAAGACCCTGTAAAGGGGAGTTTTTTTATAGTTCACTACATTCATAGTCACCTGCACTATCCCTTTTTCCTTCAATTCTGCCGGTCCGGCTTTTATATATCTGAATCCACCACTGGAATGTCTGATCGCCTTAGCAATATTTTTCGCTATATTTACATCTGTCGTTCCTAAGTTTATATTAAAAGCTACTAGAGGTAACCTGGCTCCTACTCCTACTACTCCTGCTGTCCTGTGAGGCATACACTCTCCAAAATCAGGTTTCCATTGGGGATCTTTCATTTTTTCTGCCATCCCTTCAAACTGACCCTTTCTCACAGCAGCAAGGTTAATTCTTTCCTTGCAGGTAGCTGCTTCCTCATACAAAAATACCGGGACCTTATAGTCATCAGCTATCCTTTTCCCCAATGTTATTGCCAGCTCTATACACTCCTCCATATCTATATTTTTAATGGGTATAAAAGGTACTACATCTGTAGCTCCCATCCTGGAGTGTTCTCCCCTATGAACATTTAAATCTATCAATTCTGTTGCAATTCCTATTGTTTCGTACACAGCTTCCAATACTTTTAAAGGTTCCCCGATTATGTTTACAACTGTTCTATTATAATCTTTATCCGGTTCTACGCTGAGGAGTTTTACCCCCTCTCTATTTTTCAAAGGAGCAATTATTTTTTCTATCTTTTCTAAATCTTTTCCCTCACTAAAATTAGGCACACATTGTATTACTTGTTCTAACATACCCTTGACCTCCTAAAATTTTTAAATTTTGTACACCACTATATTAGTACTTTTTTCTCTTTTTTCCAATTTTTTCTGGATTTTTTTAAAATTATAAGTGAAAAAATATTTTTGATTTCATTTTTTTTATGATATAATATAATTCATGTTCAAATTTAGTAATTTAAAAAGGAAGGTATATTATGTGTAAAGAAAACATGTACGATAATTATGAAACAGCAGGTAATGTTGTTAAGATGGGGATTAAAAAGGGAAACAGTAAAAGTATAAATATATTTTTATTTGGTATCTTAGGCGGATTTTTCATTGCTTTAGGATATATGGGATATATGACCGTTACCCAGACTATGAGAACCAGGGTAGATACAGGGTTAGCCAGCTTCTTAGGAGCCAGTGTCTTCCCGGTTGGTATAATGTTATGTATAGTTGTAGGAGGATCATTATTTACCAGCAATAACTTATTGACCCTTGCACTATTTGATAAAAAAATCAGTTTAAAAAACTTATTGAGAAACTGGACCTTTGTATGGCTGGGAAATTTTACAGGTTCTATCGTAGCAGCTATCCTAGCTGTTACAGCAGGATTATATAAATCGGAAGCTATTCATTCTGTAGCTGTCCACATGGCAGAGCATAAGGCAGTTTTAGGATTTTCTGAAGCTGTAGCCAGTGCATTTTTCTGTAATGTTTTAGTAGCTTTAGGTGCCTGGATGACTATGTCCGGGAAAGATCTTGTTTCTAAAGTCATCGGTGTCTGGTTCCCGATTATGTTATTCGTACTCTGCGGATTTCAGCATGTAGTTGCTAATATGTATGTTCTAAGTTTAGGGATGATCTTAGGAGCAGACTACACCCTGGGACAGATGTTTATGAACAACATCATCCCCGTTACAATTGGAAATGCTCTTTCTGGAGGATTAATTATTCCTGCTATGTACTATTTCTTATTGGTAAAAAAACAAAAATAAATTTTAAATTAAAAGCCGGCAGATCTGCCGGCTTTTAATTTTTTAATTTTTTAATTTTTTTAACTTATCACATCTTCCGACTTAATAATTTTTATTTTCTATCTCCCCTATTTAATTCAAATAAAAATAATCATTATAAAAAATCACAGAATATATATATTTCCGCATACAAAAGTCCTAAAATAAACATATTTTTAAAATAAACATATTATTTTTTCAAACTTCTATTAATATTTCATTAGAAATCTTAGAAAAATTTGACACATTTTCTTATATTGTGATACCATCCTTTTGTACATAATCAAACATAATGTTTGTCAATAGTACTAAAAAGAGGAGGGAAATATGAACGCAGAAATTCAAGTACAACTAGGCAAAAAGAAAATCGGTAAATTTGATAAATTTTTAAATTTTATTGAGGTAGCAGGTAATAAATTACCTCATCCTGTAGCAATGTTTTTTGGTTTCTTTATAATAACAATTTTTTTATCAGCAGTTTTAGCTAAAACAGGTATCTCAGTAACGTACCAGGAGATTTCCAGAGCCACCGGGGCAGTTATAGATAAGACAACTACTGTTCAGAGTTTATTGACAGCTTCTGGAATTAGAGGGATCTTAACCAGCGGAGTAGATAACTTTACCGGCCATGCAGCATTAGGATCTATCATCGTAGCCATGTTAGGGGTCGGTCTGGCTGAGGGTTCCGGACTTATAAATGCTGTTATAAAAAAAGTAGTATTATCTACTCCTAAATCTATGGTAGCAGGAATTGTAGTATTTGCAGGAGTTATGTCTAACATCGCATCAGATGCAGGATACGTTGTACTAATCCCACTGGGAGCAATTATATTCGCTTCATTCGGAAGACATCCCCTTGCGGGACTTGCTGCAGCATTTGCAGGAGTATCCGGCGGATTTTCAGCAAACTTACTGGTTGGAACTACAGATCCATTATTAGGCGGAATCACAACTACCGCAGCACAGATAGTTTTACCGGGATATTCAGTTACTCCTACAGCAAATTTTTTCTTTATGGTAGCTTCTACATTTATGATAACAATCGTCGGAGCATTTATTACCGATAAAATTGTTGAACCCAGACTGGGAAAATATACAGGTCCTAAACTGGATCTGGATGCCGGTTCAGATATATCTAAAGATGAGATCAAGGGAATGAGATTTGCAGGAATAGGGATGCTGGTATTTTTAGGAGCTGTCATCATGATGACTATCCCGGAAAATGGACTTCTTAGATGGACTCCTGCTGAGATTCAAAATTTTGCCACAGAAAACGGTAGAACCCCTAGCAGTATGGAGATATTAAAACCATTTTTCAGTCAGTCTATTGTTTATATCCTTATGATGTTCTTCTTCATTCCAGGGTTATTATTTGGAATTGGAGCTAAGACAATAAAAAGCCATAGAGACGTGATAGCTTCACTCAATAAAGCTATGGCATCTTGCGGAGCTATCCTGGTAATAATATTTGTTTCAGCACAGTTTGTATATGTGTTTACAAAATCAAATATTGGAATTATCATTGCAGTAAACTTGGCTGATCTTATGAAATCCATGGGAATAAGTGGAGTATGGGCTGCTGTAGGACTTATATTCTTAACTGCATTCATAAATTTATTCATTGGAGGAGCTTCTTCTAAATGGCTCATGTTGTCACCTGTATTTATCCCTATGTTTGCTCAATTAGGTTTATCACCTGAATATACACAGCTGGCTTATAGGATTGGAGATTCTACAACTAATATTATCTCTCCCCTTATGTCATACTTTCCAATTGTAGTGGCATTTGCTGCAAAGTATGCATCTAAAAAAGACGGAATGGGAATAGGAACAATCATAGCTATGATGCTTCCTTACTCAATTATATTCTTAGTGATTTGGAGTATTATGTTCCTTGCCTGGAGTTTCTTAGGTCTTCCAATAGGACCGGGAGTATCGATGTTTATATAATTAGAATTACATTTAAAAAGGCCGCCTGGGATACCGGGCAGCCTTTTTATTTTAATTTAAAGATGGCTTCTTTTTATGGGAAACTATCTGCCTGTATTTTCCTGTATGGGGGTCTACAGGGATATTATCTGCTTTCTCTATGATCAGTTTTATATCTTTCTCAAGATTTTTCGATCTTAGAAATTCAGTCATCATAGGCAGTATTTCTTTCTCGGGATCTAACTCTTCCCTTTCAACATATCTAATCTTTAGAGTATTTTTATCTTCCTGCACAAATTGAATTTTCTTTACATTATTAAAGTACATACCTACCAGCTGAAGAGCAGTCAGTTTTTCCTGGCTCCCGTCTGCCATTTCAAAATAAAGATCATCCACTACCCTTCCGGCAATTTCATCTATAAGGGTAAAATTAAAATCCTGATCTTTAGATTTTTTTAATCTATCTTCCATCTTATACCTTAAGAGAGGCATCACATAGTTATAAAGGTTGGTCACTATGAGATCTCCTACTTCTCCTGGACCTACTTCGTCCATCTTTTCATCAACTATCTCAAATTTATAGTAGTCATCAAAAAGAAAAATTTGTCCTCTCTCAGGAATTTCCGACCCCATTCCCAAAGATTCAGTTGCTCCATAAAAATTTAAAGGTATTACCCCGAAGGCTCTTTCAATTATCTCTTTTCTGTTCCGGGTCAATTTATCTGCTGAACAGAATACCCGCTTTGGAAATATCCCTAAATTTCCATTTAGTTTTTCCTCTCCCAGGGCAGCTATAGATGAGGAGTATCCCGATAGAATAGTCGGCTGAAATTCATTCAATGATTTTATTATCTCCTTAAAATCACCGTTAACATCCAGAGTCAGAGTTGTGTAGTTTATATTTTTTGCTTCCTGGGCTAGATTATAACTGGCAAAATTTCCTCCCGTCGCTATAATAAAAGCTATCCTCTCTTTTTTTAACAGATTCATCTTATGGGACTGATCCACCCTTCCTATTATAAAAGCCTTTACTGTAGCCCATGCCTTCTGGTCATAAACAAATATTGTAGGATGCCCGGTTGAGCCCGAAGAAGTCATAGCCAAATATTTCCCCTTATACCTTCCTCCCCAGTTTTCCTTATGGCTTATAAATTCTTCTAAATCTTCCCTCTTAAAATCTTTAGTACAGATAAGATCATCGAAGTGATCTGAAATAATATCTTTATTAATTGTAGGATATTTATTGTAATCTATCGTTTTAAAGTTTTCCAGGGTTATCCCGTGTTTCCCGTAGAATTCACGATAAAATTTTGAGTTTTTTAATACATGTTCAATCAGATCATTCAATTTGCTGTTCTGGATCTCTAGGATTTCATCCCGTGAACGTTTATTATTTTTTTTTATATTATAAACTTCCTTAAGTAAGTGCATAATCTCCATAAATATCTCCTCCTCTATTTATATGTTCCAATATACTCTCTATACCTTCCTATTTTTATTTTAGTTATCAGTTTACCAGGACCCGTCTAGAAATAAATTTATTTACATTATATGCTGAATAAGAATTTTTATTCCCATTCCTATAAGAATAATTCCTCCTGTATATTCAGCTCTAACACCTAATAATTGTCCAACTTTATTCCCTAAATACACCCCTAAAAACGATATGATAAATGTTATTATCCCTATAATACTTATTACAAAATAAATATTTAATCCAGGTAGTAAAGAAAAGGAAAAACCCACTGCTAAAGCATCTATACTTGTAGCTATTCCAAGTGCAACAATGTCCAAAGAATTTTTACACTTTTTAATTTTTTTAGCTTCAAAAATCATCTTTCCACCAATAAAAGTCAATAATCCAAAAGCTATCCAGTGGTCAAATATTGCAATTTCATCATAAAAAAATCTTCCAATTCTCCATCCAAGAAGGGGCATCACTCCATGAAAAGTTCCAAAAACTAAAGCTACCTTTAATATTGATTTTATATGAAGTTTTTTTAGTGATAATCCTTGTGTTAACGATACTGTAAAGGCATCCATCGCTAATCCTATAGATATAAAAAAAAGTAATATAAAATCCATGTTTCCCTCCTTTATCTATAGATATCTTACTATTATATTAGAATTTTTTTATTATTTTCCTTGTTTTTTATTTATATTATTACTTTATTTTTACGGCCTTATTGGGTATACCTGTAAAAATATACATAACTATTTTAAAATCCCCGCTGATAATTTTCAAAAAAAAACTCCTAAGTAAATATTTTTAAATCATGACCCCATGACTTTCCCATATCTGCTTAGGAGAATTCTATTTTTTATTTAACTAAGATCTTGTAATAATCATCCTGATTAATATTAAATCCTGATTTTACAAATATTTTTTCCATTTTTTTATTCTCTATTTTTATCAGTATCTCAACTATCCCACTATCCAACTGAGTCCCTGAAACTTCCTTTAAAACTTCCACAGCCTCCCTGTGGGATCTCTTTCTCTGATATATCCTGGATGTAGTCAGGGCAGAATAGGTATCTGCTACTGCTATAATTTTAGATTCCAGGGGTATTTTATTTTTTTCCAGCTTATAATATCCCTGGCCGTCAATTCTCTCATGATGATATTTAATCCATGGAATTATTTTATGAAAAACCTCAAAGGGCTCTAAAATATAGATCCCGTCAGGTACATGTTTTTTAATCTGTTCATACTCATCTACAGACAGTTCACCTTTTTTATTTAGAATCGTCAAGGGTGTTATAATTTTTCCTATATCATGGAGGAGAGCTGCTTCTACAAGTTCATTTTTTGACAGATTTTTTTTTAATTCTCCGGGGAGATCGTCAAATATTGCCTTGACCAGGTTAGCCACATGCTCTGAATGATTGCTTGTATATTTATCCCTTAGTTTAACCGCTCTGATCAGACTGCTGATTGTCTGCACATAAAAAGAATTTAGGGAAGATGACAGATTCTTCAGGAGAAATATTATTATATATATGAAAAGTCCATCCATAAAAAACAGCAGTGAACTCACATGTGTAAATTCATTGTTAATCACTTCCTTCAAGATGATATAACTAAAATGAGTTACATATAAAAATAAAAATAGAAGCATGGCTGAAAAAGTAATAAGACCCATTTTATAGGAATATTTTGCTGCCTTATAAAAACTTTCAAAATCTTTTAGAATTTTCACAGAATCCACCAGACCTAAAAAAATTAAAACCATACCCAGTGTTATTAGTGTTGAATTTATATATTCCATCAAATACACCTCTTTTTTTCATTTGAAACAATAAAAAAATATATTCAAAATTGACTTCAATATATCTTTACCGCTATTTTTATAAAATCCTGCAATGAGTTTTTTATCTGATCTATGGTAAAGTCGTGTTTTAATAGAATGAAATTGTGTATATCAGCGGGGAGTTTGTGTTCACAAAATAAAATACTCCAGCTTTTGTAGTAAAATATAAATAAATTATATATTAAAAATCCAGGGGGGAAAGTAATGATAAAAAATAAAAAAATTAAATGGCTAGGCGGCATCTTATCCGGCCTAATACTTCTTATAGCATTAACTGCTGTCTGTTCAAAGAATGTGCAGAATTTTATGACCATGACATATCTTAATTTAAAAACTACCACCAGATTAGAAGTTAAAGACACAAATCTGTATATGGATGGGATAATCAATGAAAAAACTTACGACCAGTTTGTAAAGATTTTAAATGACAATCCCCAGATTGAAACTATTATTGAAGGAGATGTTCCCGGTTCAATAGATGATGATACAATGATAAAATTAGCTTATTTTGTCCGGAAGAAAGGGCTAAATACAAAAATTTTATCAAATAGTGATATTAATTCAGGAGGAGTCGATCTTTTTTTAGCAGGTGTGGAAAGAACAATGGAAAAAGGAGCTAAAATAGGGGTTCACTCATGGTCTGATGGTGAAAAAGATGCAGCTGAGTATCCTGTAGATTCTCCTGAACATGAACTTAATCGAAAATATATCGAAACAATGCTGGGATCAGATGATTTTTACTGGTTTACAATTTATGCAGCAACAGCAGATTGTATCCATCAAATGACCAAAGAAGAGATCAGCAGATATAAGTTACTTACCCAGCCTGTAAAAATGTAAGAAGTGTGCAGGATATTATTAATTTTAGGAGGAGGTAGTGATGAAAAAAAGAATTAAGTGGGTAGGAACTTTTTTATCCGGTCTGATACTTCTTATTGTATTAACTGTTGTCTGTTCAAAAGATATACAAAATTTCGTGACTATAAGATATCTTAATTTGAAAGCTACCGATAAATTAAAGGTTAAGGAGAATAATTCATATATGGATTGGATAATCCAGAAAAAAACTTACAACCAGTTTGTAAAAATTTTAAATGACCATCCCCAGGTTGTAACTCTCATTGAAAGAGATGTCTTTGGCTCAGTTAACGACAATTTAATAACAAAATTAGCTTATTCTATCCGAAAAGGGAAGATAAATACAAAAATCTCACTAAAGAGATAAGTCAATTGACAGGGGAAAGTTTTAAAGGCACCTTAGAAGGGGATCTTATTATGTCGCTTTCAAAAAAAATCATATTATCTCCTATTTATAAGGGAAGAGCTGATTTCTCTTTATTTTTTAGCAAGATATGAGTCCCCCCTTCCTTTATCTACAATCTATAAATTTTTATTTTCCCACTAATCTAATATTTCTATTCCTATACTACTTAAATATTCGAATGTTCCGTCATAATATTTTGATAATCTTGTATGATCAGCCTCACTACCATGGGGTATAAAAATAACCATTCCTTGACGAGCTCTTGTCAATAAAACTCGATATGTATTTTTAAGATATTCTCTAGTAATATTTTGATTAATATTTTGCCATTTGGTTCCTTTAAAACTTTGAAAATTCCAGTTTTTATTCTCCATATAAAAATCTGCACCCCAAGCAATACAAGCCCAATCAATTTCAAGACCTTGAATATCAAACTGAGTTGCTACCTCTTCAAGAAAATTTGATGAACGTATATCGTCATTTTTATTCAAAAACCAATTAGGTGCAGAGATCTCATTTTTTACATCAATTCCTATAGCTCTTAAACGTCTTGCTCCTGACGACCCTAGTAGGCCTATTCTTTCTGTTCCTTTTGCTTGATCTCTTAACCATTTTTTTGCTTTCTCAATGTCTCGCGTTAAAAATATAGGATAATTACTTTTTATATCTTCTAACAATGTAATCGATAAGTTATTATTTATCTCCAAAGTTTCACGAACAAAATTAGAAACCTTTTCTGATCTAAATGATCTTAGTGATACAGCAAGATGAAGATTCTTTTCATTCTGTCCATTGTCAAAGAGCCATTCTTTTATGTTTTCAGTTTTTAAATAATTATCATTTTCTAGAACAAGATCTGAATAATAGATATTCCATTTAGAATAATTATTTTTTAAAGAATTAACCCATTCCTCTA includes these proteins:
- a CDS encoding alpha/beta hydrolase; translation: MIKNKKIKWLGGILSGLILLIALTAVCSKNVQNFMTMTYLNLKTTTRLEVKDTNLYMDGIINEKTYDQFVKILNDNPQIETIIEGDVPGSIDDDTMIKLAYFVRKKGLNTKILSNSDINSGGVDLFLAGVERTMEKGAKIGVHSWSDGEKDAAEYPVDSPEHELNRKYIETMLGSDDFYWFTIYAATADCIHQMTKEEISRYKLLTQPVKM